From Quercus lobata isolate SW786 unplaced genomic scaffold, ValleyOak3.0 Primary Assembly Scq3eQI_340, whole genome shotgun sequence, a single genomic window includes:
- the LOC115973568 gene encoding uncharacterized protein LOC115973568, producing MFQGQSSQQVPKGYIIPGREIPKWFEKANISDTLVASRCYSSVGPTIIKKVKIQLPGSGSGSGCDEWWGIVLCIVFKPTEERNHDYQLDYLFEVDECLMTYYAFGLGDPTFFIKITAEYGGEWSRTYYTSEYVKVESHHLWLHSLSKECLLPTEIDNKRFHEVELEIETGRMEVEKIGLRVV from the exons ATGTTTcag GGACAAAGTAGTCAACAAGTTCCAAAAGGTTATATTATTCCTGGAAGGGAAATTCCGAAGTGGTTTGAAAAAGCAAACATATCTGATACTTTAGTGGCCTCTCGTTGTTATTCATCTGTGGGACccactataataaaaaaagtgaagatACAATTGCCTGGGTCTGGGTCAGGGTCAGGGTGTGATGAGTGGTGGGGAATTGTTTTGTGCATTGTTTTTAAACCCACCGAGGAGCGTAATCATGATTACCAACTGGACTATCTCTTTGAAGTGGATGAATGCCTAATGACTTATTACGCATTTGGACTTGGAGAccctactttttttattaaaattacgGCAGAATATGGAGGGGAATGGTCTCGTACATATTATACGTCAGAATATGTTAAAGTGGAATCGCATCATCTTTGGCTGCATAGTCTGTCCAAGGAATGTTTACTTCCAACAGAGATTGATAATAAGCGATTCCATGAAGTTGAGCTTGAAATAGAGACCGGGCGCATGGAGGTGGAGAAAATTGGGCTTCGTGTGGTATAA